The sequence below is a genomic window from Uranotaenia lowii strain MFRU-FL chromosome 2, ASM2978415v1, whole genome shotgun sequence.
cgacCTGTCAaaagaaagaaataattttattttaacaccTTTGATGAATGCTTTCCGAAATATAAATCTAGCACTCATCACCGGAATATCGTTCACAAATGTAAGGTATTCTTCCAGTGCAATGCCAATCATTCCAGGTCACGGCTCCAAATCGCCCTACTTCAATACAGTTCTCCTGTCCGTTAGCGTTGTCCGGTTGCTTTGGAGCAAAGTTGGTGTAGCCTCCAAGAACTTGGTTTGTCGAAATCCATGTATATTTGAAAGGTGAATTTCCTAGATCGGTTGCAGCAATCCACCATGGTCCTTTCGGTTTACTTTGGGACGTTTCAATAGCTTCGGCCAGTTTCACGCTATCAAGTTTGGATTTTACGGTGGCCAATCGAAGTCCCGATTCACGGCATCTTTGCcatgcttgaaaaaaatcaaccggATCCGATCGCACCACGTATCGATTAGCAACTTTTACTTGTGGATAAAATGTTTCACTGGATTCTATCGTATCACTGAAAGCTGCACCTAATAGGCTTGCTAGCACTATTGACACTCTTAGGAACATTCTGATTTGTAATCTGGATTAACAGTGGGCGGGTATTTATATTAAAAGCATCCACTATGAGGCATCTTTATCATGACAGCTTATCAATATTGCATAATATAGTGCAGTTATCTATTTTCTTTAACGCGAGAGGCAATGATGTCATACATTTTCATATTCTTCAATTTCATAGAAGGTGGACATGTCAAGTGGACAAGGCATCGACTTCATCGCGTCAAGAATAGTAGCACTATGTGtttcgcttgttaaaatatgaatgcttgaaaatcatcaaaatatttacaaccaTTTGATTTACATTGTTCAAAGGAGAAACAGGATAAAaggataaaaatttttttttcggatgaaGATGGCCTAGAAACCCGGAGATTGGTGGTTCAAATCCTGTAGAGTGCAGTAAGtaatttttcgacattttcacaatatttttttttattttcttcaacttCTCTGTCAATCTAACCTTTCCTAATGGACTCATATCcaataaaccattttttttagatttattgtGTAAAAGTGTATAATTATGCTTCTACaaactatttgaatagatactgcactttgaagcgttttttagtATTCCAACAggtttaaaatgggtttttaaagagattttccTTTATCACTAAGGAATCTGACATCTCAGCTAAACTGTGTTATCaaattgcttaatttttttttatttacatgatgTGAAATAATGACTTATAGATTctaggctgaatttgaattcaaaaaataggcttctaatattattaattttttaatgaatgaaacactttttttcaattgaagtcTTAGATGGCAGCATTAATCGGAATCGAGACCCATTTTTGACTATCCGAGATTAAATCAGGTGTGCTGAATGACTTAGGTCAAGAAATACGTACTTGGAACAGCGTGAAACCCTTGGAAAATCTGAGATGACTTAATCAAACAGTTAGAATTGATTCTAAAGTAAACAGTGAATTTCTTGGTCCGATAATCGGAATGATGTTGTCCTTTCCGAAGGAACTTGTTAGACCAgatggctagcagtattattggtatgatttgcaattgactagaaagttgagatgagcagaaaCTTACATGcagttgttaaaataaaaaaactcccAGTCCCACGTATAAATGAAGTGTTTTCAACAAGTATATTGATGATTTTAGTTTTCATCaactgataaattttttttttaatttgacattGGACAAATTTGGAAAGCGCTTCAagacacataaaaaaaattgtctcaaaGTCAAACATCATttgagaaattataaaattttagtttttcatagtttgtattttttattttatgattttacgCCTCAAGGGGTATATTATAGCAGTTATGTTTTTTGCAATAGCAAAAATCCATGAAATAATAACTCAATCTCATATTTctcatatttcaatttaaaccctatttaaaaaatatttctcaaataatgttacaaaataaatgaattttttttagaatcaatGATTTGAGAATGTCAATTGTCATCGattaaaaactgaagatcaaATTAACTTAAATAGAAAACAAGAGATAACATGAAAGAAATGCGTCTTGTCTTTCTTTCATTTAAGCTTGGTATAATTTCCAATAATATacggtaaaattaaaaatctacgAATTCCTTCCACTATCCGCTGTATCTTTAAGCAACAAagcctcaaaaaaaaaaacaaggaagaaatttaataactttaatGTGATAGCGTAGTctcaaaaaaacaacttttattcaacttaatttcagaaataaacgtgcctttttcttttaattttatctttatttttcaaaagtttacccAAGAAAAAACAATCAGAAGTAGGATAAGACACTCAATGCTGGGTTATGAAAGGATTAGAATAAGGGAAAGAGGTTAAACCTAAGTATCGATTTGGGAAAAACTTGTTtggcttttgaaaattttaaatgtaggtaaaatataattttaaaaatcttgaaatatctattgtTTGCAAGGTGCAAGGCTCGcgaacaaacacccttcctaaTGAAATCAAAGGGTTGAGAAgcaaacaggttgatttatttgaatgtttaacttttttccttatcaAATCTATAGTTTTTGTATAGTTATTATTGTAGTTTGAggtatatttttgatatttcaaaaatagggaTATTTTTCAAGAGTAAAAGGTCATAAGCCAATTTTACCTTAGATTACAGTAAGTGTAAGAGTGGTAGAATTTGGttaaataacactagtttacaagatttaaaagaaatcgtgaacttgattaactgaccaacatttttaatgtaaaatcgtgcgctgaatccgaaaataaaattcaaaaatatcttagtagaatcgtttttgagttatgctccaaatatgaaatttcggaaaaattaaaaaaagttcttgtacttagattgaaatatctcggatggcataacagtaatttgaaatccctcttttgtttattgaaggtgaataaattttctatcgatcatttgaacactgtttttgcgtttgaccaacagtattgttgatattagtgactttatgagagaaaaaatttataaaaacgcattttttaaagtgaattttgtttcaacgaaagttttagactcgatggtagcatttaaaaaatctgattttcttttgcacttaaatgtcaatttaaaacaaagatttaaagtggttatttatcaaaatcggttgaaaattgaagaagttatggctactttaccaaaatagtattttttatagtttttcataatttaacgaaccgcagtacccttatcatagtatagaaagaatgaaacatgataaatctcactcgctcctagtcaaaattatttattagcttaccaaaaggtcacatgccaagtttcaggaagatctgactatagggaggggttgcttgagtttaaaacgtgaataaaattttgaggtattttgcccggaaggaacgaaaaatactggtttttcatcaataacttctttcatcactgcaataacttttttacttcaagtccaatcgtgttgcagtcttcaggtgaaatagAAAGAAGttattgctgaaaaaccagtatttttcgttccttccgggcaaaatacctcaaaatttaattcacgttttaaactcaagcaacccctccctatggtcagatcttcctgaaacttggcatgtgaccttctggtaagctaataaataattttgactaggggcgagtgaaatttatcatgtttcattcttcctatactatcaTAAgcgtactgcggttcgttaaattatgaaaaactataaaaaatactattttggtaaagtagccataact
It includes:
- the LOC129743339 gene encoding C-type lectin BfL-1-like, translating into MFLRVSIVLASLLGAAFSDTIESSETFYPQVKVANRYVVRSDPVDFFQAWQRCRESGLRLATVKSKLDSVKLAEAIETSQSKPKGPWWIAATDLGNSPFKYTWISTNQVLGGYTNFAPKQPDNANGQENCIEVGRFGAVTWNDWHCTGRIPYICERYSGDEC